A stretch of the Enterobacter mori genome encodes the following:
- the robA gene encoding MDR efflux pump AcrAB transcriptional activator RobA, with amino-acid sequence MDQAGIIRDLLTWLEGHLDQPLSLDNVAAKAGYSKWHLQRMFKDVTGHAIGAYIRARRLSKSAVALRLTARPILDIALQYRFDSQQTFTRAFKKQFSLTPALYRRSPDWSSFGMRPPLRLGEFAMPKYEIVALPETHLIGTTQSYSCSLEQISEFRHQMRVQFWRDFLSHAPAIPPILYGLNETHPSQEKDDEQEVFYTTALTPEMANGYIQGSKPVVLEGGEYVMFSYEGLGTGVQEFILTVYGTCMPMLNLNRRKGQDIERYYPAQDAKPEEGPINLRMEFLIPIRR; translated from the coding sequence ATGGATCAGGCTGGAATTATTCGCGACCTGCTCACCTGGCTGGAAGGTCATCTCGACCAGCCTTTGTCACTGGATAATGTGGCGGCTAAAGCAGGCTATTCCAAGTGGCATCTGCAAAGGATGTTCAAGGATGTCACCGGTCATGCTATCGGTGCCTATATTCGCGCACGTCGTTTATCTAAATCTGCTGTGGCATTGCGCCTGACCGCGCGGCCGATTCTGGATATTGCCCTGCAGTATCGTTTTGATTCGCAGCAAACGTTCACCCGCGCCTTTAAAAAACAGTTCTCGTTGACGCCAGCGCTTTATCGTCGCTCGCCTGACTGGAGCTCGTTTGGCATGCGTCCGCCGCTGCGTCTGGGCGAGTTCGCGATGCCGAAATATGAAATTGTCGCGCTGCCGGAAACCCATCTGATCGGCACAACCCAGAGCTACTCCTGTTCTCTGGAGCAGATTTCTGAGTTCCGTCACCAGATGCGCGTTCAGTTCTGGCGCGACTTCCTGAGCCACGCACCGGCGATCCCGCCAATCCTGTATGGCCTCAACGAAACGCACCCAAGCCAGGAAAAAGACGACGAGCAGGAGGTGTTCTACACCACCGCGCTGACGCCAGAGATGGCGAATGGTTATATTCAGGGTTCTAAACCGGTCGTGCTGGAAGGCGGCGAGTACGTGATGTTCTCGTATGAAGGGCTGGGAACGGGAGTTCAGGAGTTTATCCTGACCGTTTACGGGACCTGCATGCCAATGCTGAATCTTAATCGCCGTAAAGGTCAGGACATTGAGCGCTACTACCCGGCGCAGGATGCCAAACCGGAAGAAGGCCCAATCAATCTGCGTATGGAATTCTTGATTCCTATCCGCCGTTAA